In Bradyrhizobium sp. WBOS07, the genomic window CTCGGCGACCTTGCCGCAGCTGGAATCGCGCACGGCCTCGCGCACCTCGTCGAAGGCCCGGTGATGCTGAAGCGTCAGCACGACGGTCAGATCGGTACCGACCGTCAGCTTGGCGAAAAAGCGCGCGATGCTGCCCAGCGAACCCGGCGAGGCGCCCACGCCGACGATCAGCGGGCCTTTCGTCCGACGCTCTCCACCAACGGGCTGGTCGCCGACTTCATGCATGGCGCTGGCAGCTTTCTTCACTGACCGGGGCCAACGGGCACGCGGCCCTGCAAATCGCAGGAATTGATATTATCCCAACAGATCAAAGAGAAAAACGTCCAGACCGTGATTCGATTTCCGAACCAGCCTCTTCCGGCGAGGCGGCATCAAGGAGCGGTTCGGTCGCATCTTCGCTCTCAACGCGTAGGTCAGGCGGCTGATGGCTGCCCCGGTTTGGGCTGGGTGGCACAGGCCGAGCCTGCCGATGATGCCAATATCGCGGTGGCTCATGGAACCTGCCTTCGGTTGCATCGTTCTCCGAAGCGCCTCGGGCCCGATCTGCCCGAGGCGGCGCCAGAGGGATCATGTCGGTATCGCTCAAGCCCACGCCGTCTCATCAAGCCACGGTGCTGATGGGTCGCCGCATCCTCGTGGTCGAGGACGAATATTTTCTCGCCGATGACATCGCCAACGCGCTGCGCAAGCTTGGCGCGGAGATCGCCGGTCCCGTCGGCCACATCGACGATGCGGTCGAGATGCTGCACGATGGCGGCGCTCTCGACGCGGCGGTCCTCGACGTCAACATCCGCGCCCAGCCGATCTTTCCGATCGCCCGTGAGCTCAGGGCACGGCAGGTGCCCTTCGTGTTCACCACAGGCTACGAGAGGCTCAGCATCGAAACGGAATTCCGGGACGTACCGCTCTGGGAGAAGCCGATCAACATCGTCGCCATGGCCCAGAACCTTGCGGGCCTCGTCCGCGGTCAACCGCATAATTCCCCGCAGCCTCGCCACCGATCAGAACAGGTGCACGAAAGCAAACCAGGCGGTGACGGCCAGGCATAGGATAACCGCGGCGTAAGGTAGCGCGACGCGCAAGACGGCCAGCTCCCTCGAGTCAGCTCATTATCATCCAGACGATTGCCGCCATCATGACAAGAAAGCCCGTGACGGCAGTCGCGATAAAGGCCTGTTCGATACGGTCCATCGCCACCACAGCCCCTTTCCAGCTCGGGAAATGTGACCGGTTCGGAACCGCCGCGCATTAGGCTATGTGAATCGGTGTCTCCCTTAGCGTCAGGCCGCACATTCTGGGCGAGCAATTCGGGCCACGATATCTCCACACCGTCATGGCCGGGCCTGTCTCGGCCATCCACGCCTCGCCCGCAGCACGAAGAACGTGGATGCCCGGGCCTTCGCCGCGCCGAAGCGGCTTCGGCCGCGCAGGCGGGACAAGCCCGGGCATGACGATCTCGCGTGTCCGCAGATTGCAATGGAGTCTCGTCACGATTTCGCCGTGCCTGGCTCGGCCATCTTGCGATGCTGCTTGGCCAAAATCTCGTTCGGCGTGACGTTGGCGATCGTGGTCTGGAGCTTGTTCTTCAGCCCGGTGACGATGTCGGCCTCGCCGCGCAGCATCGCATCGAAACCGGCCTTGGCGACGTCGTAGGCGCCGTCCTTCGTCTCGCTGCCGACCTTTGTGTCCATCATGCCGGCGCGGCGGAAGAACTCGGTGTCGGTGGCGCCCGGCATCAGGCAGGTGACGGTGACGCCGCTGTCGCGCAGCTCCTCGCGCAGCGCGAACGAGAACGAGTCCAGAAACGCCTTGCTGCCATTGTAGGCGGCCTGGAAGCTGCCCGGCGTGAAGCCGGCGATCGAGCCGGTGATCAGGATGCGCCCGGCGTTGCGGCGGAGCATCTCGTTGCCGACGCGGTGGATCAGGTACAGCGTGCCGGTGATGTTGGTGTCGATCAGGTGCTTCACCCTGGCGAAGTCCTGGTCAAGGAAGGCCTTGCCGAGGCCGATCCCGGCATTGGCGAGCAGCGCATCGATCGGCCGGTCGCCGACCGCGGCGCAGAGCTTGTCGACGCCTTCGGTGGTGGACAGGTCGGCCTGGACCGACTCGACGTTGACGCCAAGTCGGCGCAGATCGACGGCGACGCGGTCGATCTGCGGTTCATCGGCGGCGATGACGAGATTGAATCCGTCCTGGGCGCAACAGCGCGCGAGTTCCAAGCCGATACCGGTGGAGGCGCCGGTGACGACGGCGAGTTGGTTGGCGGGCATGGCATATGTCCTTGAGTGGGGATGATGACGCCCAATCACGCCGCCGCCATCTCGTTCCTATCGGGTGCGCTTGCGAAGAAATGCACAACGCCTAGCAACCATCGTTCATTCCTCGACTTAAGTGCCAACTGGTTCAGCCGAGAGGACGGAAGATGAAGGCGCTGGTTTGGCACGGCAAGGAGGACATTCGCTGCGACACGGTCACTGACCCCGAGATCCAGGACCCGCGCGACGCCATCATCAAGGTCACGAGCTGCGCCATCTGCGGTTCCGACCTGCACCTGTTCCACAATTTCATTCCGGGCATGCTGCCCGGCGACATCATGGGCCACGAGACCATGGGCGAAGTGGTCGAGGTCGGCTCCGGCGTCGACGGCAAGCTGAAGAAGGGCGACCGGATCGTGGTGCCCTTCACCATCATTTGCGGCGAATGCGATCAGTGCAAGCGCGGCAATTTTTCCGTCTGCGAGACCACCAACCGCAAACGTCATCTCGCCGACAAGGTGTTCGGACACGCCACCGCCGGCCTGTTCGGCTACACCCACCTGACCGGCGGCTATCCCGGCGGCCAAGCCGAATATCTGCGCGTGCCGTATGCCGACGCCACCCACATCAAGGTGCCCGCGGGCATTCCCGACGAGCAATTGCTATTCCTCAGCGACATCTTCCCGACCGGCTGGCAGGCCGCGGTGCAATGCGACATCGAGCCGACCGACACGGTCGCGATCTGGGGCTGCGGTCCGGTCGGACAGATGGCGATCCGCAGCGCCATCCTGCTCGGCGCCAACCAGGTGATCGCGATCGACTGCCTGCCCGAGCGGCTCAGCATGGCGGAGGCCGGCGGCGCCACCACGATCAATTTCGAGACCGAGAGCGTGGTGGAGCGGCTCCAGGAGCTGACCGACGGCAAGGGCCCGGAAAAATGCATCGATTGCGTCGGCATGGAATCGCATGTGATGGCATCGCTGCCCGACACCCTGCTCGACCGCGCCAAGCAGATGGTGACGGCGGAAAGCGACCGGCCCCACGTGCTGCGCGAGATGATCTATGTCTGCCGTCCCGGCGGCATCATCTCGGTGCCGGGCGTGTACAGCGGCCTGTCCGACATGCTGCCGATGGGCGCGTTCATGAACAAGGGGCTGACGATGCGCACCGGCCAGACCCACGTCAATCGCTGGACCGACGATCTGCTGCGCCGCATCGAGGACGGCGAGATCGACCCGTCCTTCGTCATCACCCACACCGTCCCGCTCGAACAGGGACCGGAGATGTACCAGGTGTTTCGCGACAAGCGCGATTCCTGCGTCAAGGTCGTGCTGAAGCCCTGAAGGAGCCAGATCATGTTTCATTTCTCCAACATCGTGCGCACCAAGGGCGACCCGAAGATCATTGAGGGTGGGCCGAGCCTGAAGCAGCCGATGGACCAGCTCGCCCGCGCGCTCGGCTGGTTCAGCATTGGCCTCGGGGTCGTCGAATTGTTCGCGCCGCGGCGCGTCACGGAGACGCTGGGCATGGAAGGCCATGAGACGCTGGTGCGGTCCTTCGGCGTCCGCGAGATCATGGCCGGGATCATGACGCTGTCGGTCGAGAAGAACGCCGGCCTGTGGGCCCGCGTCGGCGGCGACGGCCTCGATGCCGCGGCGCTGCTGTCGGGGCTGACGCCTGATAATCCCAAGAAGGGCAACATCGCGCTGGCGCTGCTGATGGTCGGCGGCATTGCCATGCTGGATTACCGTACCGCGCAGGCGACCAAGCCGCGCCGGCCGGCGCGCGATGCGCGGCGCAAGCTCTATCCGAGCCGCAGCGGTTTCCCCAGGGGCATCGACAGCGTCCGAACCGCGGCAAGGCAGATCGCAGCCCAGGCCGGGCAGAACCAAGTGAAGCAAGCTGATGAGCGCCCCGTTCCCTGACCAATCTGCGTGGGAATCCCCCGTCATCTACGAGATGCACTGATCTCCTTCCAGGACTCCAACGGCGACGGTCTTGCTCCGCGGCAATGAAGGCGTGATCATCGCAATCGAGGCGCGGTGACCGCAGGAACCATCGGCGCGCCAGCGCGTCTGATCAACGCCTCCGACATCCCCCCTGCGGAGGCGGACTGCGCGAACCGCGGCCCCGGCGCTCGCCGCCTCAGGCGCCGGGGCCTGCGGCACCAAGCCAGGCGGCAGGCCAAGGGAGAGGCGTCAAGGGAGAGGCGTCAAGGGAGGCAGCATGGGCAAGACGAAGGGTCTTCAACAGCGGATCGTCGGCAAGACCAGGCAGGCCGTCGGCGAGATCATCGGCGACCAGGATCTCCACGATGACGGCAAGGCGCAGGCCGAGCGCGGCCGCGACGAGCAGGACCAGCCGAGCGAGCTCAATCCGCTGAAGAAGCTCAAGCAGCTGACGTGAACGCGCAGCCGCGACCAACGCTCTCCGACACGGCACGGTACGCCGGCGGAGGCGCGTCGCGGCTCGCACGGCAACGACGCTCGCGCTGGATCGCCGCCGCCGAGCTCGGCCTGATCAGCAGCACGTTCTCGACCCTCGTCAGCCAATTGTTCGCCGCTCGTATCGGCCGCGACGCCGCGGTCGATTGGATGACGGTCGCCGCCATTCCCGCGCGGGACTGGGCGCTCAGTGCAGAGCCATCGTGGAGCGCGATCCTCGCCGGCATCGCCTTTCATCAATGGGCGGACTTTTCCTGGGCGCTGGTGTTCTTCGGCGTGCTCGGGCGCTGGACCGCGGACTTGCGGCCGCGAACGATCCTGCTGCTCGCGCTGCCGTGGGCGGTGTTCTCCTCGAGCCTGGAATGGTTCGTGCTGGTGCCGCTGTTTCCGTTCTGGCAGCCGCTGTTCACGCTGCAACAACCCTACTGGATCGGGCTGCTGGTCCATGGCGCCTCTGCCGTGATGTATCCCCTGTTCGCGCGGCTGCGCTGGGCGCGCGGCCATGCGCCGGCGCGCGACATCCGCTTCACCAATGCCTGGGCGACCGGCGCGGTTGCCGTGATCGTGCTGCTCGGCGCGGTCGCATGGTTCGGCAGCCACGGCTACGAGCCGGCATGGATGGGCCGCGACAGGGATGCGGACCAGGCCTATATCCGTCACATGACCGCGCATCACGCCCAGGGCGTCGAGCTGGCGCGGATCGGCGCAGAGCGCGCCCAGGACCCGCATCTGCGCAAGCTCGCGATGCTGATGGTCGCGAGCCAGGCCGGCGAGATCAGGATCTTCGAGAACTGGTGGCTGAGCTGGTTCGACACCGAGATGCCCGATTGCAGCACGGAGGAACGCGCTGCCATGCCCGGCTACCTGGCGCCGGCCGAGATGCGAGCGGTCAAGGCCGCGCCGTCCGACCAGTTCGACCCGGTCTTCATCGAGGCCATGAGCAGGCATCATTCCGGCGCGGTCAGGATGGCCGACCGGATGTGGCAGAGCCGCGGCGATCTACGGCTGCGCATCATGGCGCATGCCATTCGCCACGGGCAGCAGGGCGAGATCGCGCTGATGCGGGACGTGGACGGCGTTGCAGCCGTCGCCACGGCATTCCGCAACATGTTCGGCGACAACGTCAATTGAGCACGCAGCAGCTACTCGCGCCAGAACTCGGTCAGCTCCTCCGCGGTCACCAGGTCGACCTGGCCGTGGAAGCGGGTGCGGTACATCGTCATCAGCGCGTCGTGCCCGACGTCGGAGGAGCTGCACAGCGCGTCCTCGACGATCACGACCCTGAAGCCGAAATCGACGGCGCTGAGGACGGTCGAAAGCACGCAGACATCGGTCTCGGCGCCCGAGATCACGACCGTGCCGACCTTCTTGTCGACCAGCCGGCCCGCAAGGCCGGGATTGCTGAAGGCGGAATAGGCCGGCTTGTCGATCATGGCAGCCGGCGGCACGAACTTGCTCAAGGCTGGCACGAGCTCGAGCGCCGATGGCGGAAGATGCTTGCGGGTCGCCTGGTGCCAGCGGCGAAAATAGGTCTGCCATTGCCCGGCACGATCTTCCGGATCCTGCGGCGTGATGAAGCGGGTGAAGATCGTTCTGGCCTGATAACGCGCAACGATGGAGGCGATCGTCGGCAGCACGCGCTCCATCCAGGGCGTCGCCCACAGACCTCCGGGCGCGAAGATGTTCTGCATGTCGATGCAGAGGTGAACGGCGTTCCTGATCTCGGCAACATCCGACGCGCTGTCTCTCATGGTCTTCCACCGGCGAATGCATGACCGCGGCACGTCCGCGGCGGGCTTACCGACAGAAAATGCGGCTGCGGCGGCCATCGTTCCGCATCGGTGCGGCCGCTGATCCGGCAGATGAGGCCTCGCCCCGAGGCCGGGGGGTCCTTGAGGTTCGCGGGCTCAGGCCAGCCCGCGCTGCACCGCCGGACGCGCGAGGCCGCGCTCGAGCCAGGCGCCGACCGATTTGAACTCTGTGAACCCGACGAGATCGCCGGCGTCATAGAAGCCGATGAGATTGCGCACCCAGCCGAGCATGGAGATGTCGGCAATGGTGTAGTCGTCATCCATGAACCATTGCCGGCCGGAAAGATGCGTCTCCATCACGCCGAGCAGGCGCCTGGCCTCAGCGACGTAGCGGTCCCGGGGCCGCTTGTCCTCGAAATCCTTGCCGGCGAATTTGTGGAAGAAGCCGAGCTGGCCGAACATCGGCCCGACGCCGCCCATCTGAAAATGCAGCCACTGGATGGTCTGGTAGCGGCGGGCGGGATCCTCAGGCAGGAGCTTGCCGGTCTTCTCCGCGAGGTATTGCAGGATCGCCCCGGACTCGAACAGCGGCAGCGGCCTGCCGCCCGGACCATTGGGATCGAGGATCGCAGGGATCTTGCCGTTCGGATTGAGCGAGAGGAATTCAGGCGTCTTCTGATCGTCCTTGCCGAAATCGACCCGATGCGCCTCGTAGGGAAGTCCGATCTCCTCCAGCATGATCGAGACCTTGACGCCGTTCGGCGTCGGCAGGGAGTAGAGTTGAAGCAGCTCGGGACGCCTGGCCGGCCAACGCCTGGTGATGGGAAAAGCGGATAGATCGGACATCGGCACTCCGGCTCCTCGTGTGAGATGCCGCAGTCTAGGCGAGCGGACGAACGACGCAAGGTCGGCCAATCGTCTGGAAGATGGCGGAGAACAGCCGCACTGTGCTTGAAGCGACTAAGGCGGCAGCGTTGCCATCCTGACGATCGGGGTCATGGTTTCATGCTGCAGTCGATACTGGATGAACCAATCTCCTGTGATCAGCAGCGCGGCCGTGAAGGCAGCCGCGAGCGTCGCGGTCGCCCATTGGCAGACGTCGTACATGGCCTTTGTCCCTCAACTCCTTCGGCTAAACGCCAAGCTCACGCGCCGTGTTCCGAGGTCGCAGGAAAATTTTGCCAGTTTTTCCCGATTTCACAGACGAGACATTGCTTTGTTTTGTGGGACCATCGAGCAGCCCTGCGCGTTGTGAGGGGATGAACATCGAGAAGCGTGCCCTGCTCGACCACGCGCAACGCTGTCGCAGCGTCGCGGACGATCTCGCCCATCGCGAAGCCGCGCGGCGGCTACGAGCAATGGCCGATGTCTACGAGGCGCGAGCAGCAGGATTGGACGACGAGGACGGCTCCCCGGAGCCCGACCGTCACGAGCGCAGCCGCCTTGCCGATACAGGCGATCGGCAAAATTGATCGGTTCAATAATTGATCTCCATCCGCAAGCCGCGCGGATCGAGGTCCTCGCTACCCACACGCTGGGTGCTGTCGCGCGCTGCGACCGCGCAGGCACAGGCATCAATGAGATCGTCGCGACCGATGCCGGTGCCATGGCGAAGCGTCAGCCATCTCTCCAGCTTGGTGAAGCCGCGGTCTCTCAGCAGCGCAACGCGCTGCTCGCGGCCTCTTGGCGACGTCTTCGGCGCGAGCCGCACGCGCCCTGCCAGATTCCAGAACACCAATTCCGGATGCGCCTCGCCGATCGTCGCCTGCCGTGCCGGCGTCATGACCTCGTCGACCTCCCTGATCTTGTCCCTGATATTCCAGAGCTGCGCCGACACGCCCCTGCCTTTGCCCTCGTGCGCCCAATAATGCCGATTGGCCGCCGCCATGTCCGGGAACGTCCAGAGGTCGCGGCGCGCGCCGAGAAACACGGCGGGGCCAATCAGCTCGCGGGCGCGCAGATCGCAAGCGCGATAGCCACTCGGATCCAGTCCGATCGGCATGTCGATCATCGCGCGCGCATGCGGCAGCGCGAGCAGGCGCGTCAGGCGAGGTGAATAATCAAAGCCGTGATCGCCGCGCGCGTCGATCCAGGCCGCGACCCAGCCGAAGCGAAAACCATCGAGGCCGAGATAGTTCGGCACGTCATGAATCCGTGTCTTGTCGTCGCCGTCCTGCAATTTTCACACGCACCTCGCTTGACATCCGCAAGTCGCGGGCGTATGTCCCGCGCCCTCGCAAGCACTTCCGCTTGCGACAAACACCATGAACCGAGCGATGCTGAACCGCTACGAAAGAATTGTCCGCATGCCGAATAGCCCAAAGCTATTCGATGTCGCATGCCCGGCTCATGGGAGCGATCTTGCCTGACCGCAAGATCGATCGTCCGCTTCTCACGGACCCTCCCGAGCCAGCCGCTCCGGAGGGTTTTTTATTGCCCGCCGCGCGGCCCAACCGAACAATCCGGCAATCGCCGGAACGAGAGACCCGGATCTCGGGGCTCGCGCTGGAGAGGCGCGTGCCCAAGCGCGCGGGGCCTGCCGGAGGGAACGAGGCGATGAGCCGGACACCGATGGCAGAGCGAACCCAGAGGTTCGCAACATGCGGCGCGTCGACAGCGCCGCGATAGAATTTTTGTACGTACTACAGCCGATGCGCAAGCACCGGCCTGGCGGTGGTGAAGATGTCTGTTACTTCGTGGTAAAGGCGCGAAAGCGCCGAGCAGGTTCGAGCCCTGCGCGCCGAAAGGCGGTTCGCCCGCAAGGGCAGCAACAGCATCGATCGTTCCCCGCCAATCCCATCACGGTCCGTGGTGAAGATTTCTGTTACTTCGCCTGCAACGCGAGAGGTCGCGGGTTCGAATCCCGCCCGGTGTCCCATGCACCGGTAGCTCAGAGGATAGAGCGCTTTCCGGCGAGCTTCGCTCGTCGGGTCACAGCAATCGCCTGTTCCCGGATCGTGTCCCCCTAACCACCGCCGGTGGTGAAGAGCGCTGTTAATTCGGATCGCAATGTCGAAGGTTCGAATCCTTCCGGACGAAAGTCCGTAGCTCAGCGGTAGAGCATGTGACTTGCCCGCAAGGGCAGTACAGCCTCGCCTGTTCCCCGGCACCCGTTTCCATCCCCCATCAACTCAAGAGGAGGCCATCATGGTCAGGCTCAACAAGATCGGTCGCGCCTTCACGCGAGAGGGCGCGCGCGCGGTGCGCTTCACGCCCGAGATGGAGCTGAAGCGCGCGCTGATGAACTGCCTCCTGTGGGAGGACCAGTTCTACGAGGACGGCGTCGCGATCGCCGATCGCATCAAGGCGCTCGTGCCCAAGGTCGCGCCCGCCAAGGTCGCGCAGCTCGCGATCGAGGCACGCGAGGTGATGAAGCTGCGGCACGCACCGCTGCTGGTCATCCGCGAGATGGCGCGGAACGAGAAGCACCGCGCCCTCGTCGCGGACACGCTTCACAAGGTGATCCAGCGCCCCGAGGAGATGACGGAGCTGCTCGCGATCTACTGGGCGGATGCGCTGGGCCCTCAGCAGCAGCGCAAGCGTCAGCCGGTTTCGGCACAGGTCAAGAAGGGCCTTGCCCACGCGCTGACCAAGTTCGACGCCTATCAGCTTGCCAAGTGGGACCGCGACGGCGCGGTGCGGATCAGGGACGTGCTGTTCCTGGTCCACGCCAAGCCTAGGGATGCCGAGCAGGAGAAGGTGTGGAAGCAGCTCGTCGACGGCGAGCTCGCTTCTCCCGACACCTGGGAGGTTTCGCTCTCGGCCGGCAAGAGCAAGCGCGAGACCTTCGAGCGGCTGATCGCCGAGCGCAAACTCGGCGGCCTGGCGCTGCTGCGCAATCTGCGGCTGATGCAGAACGCGCAGGTCCCGCGCGAGACCATCGCAGGCGCGATCGAGGCGATGCGGACGGATCGCATCCTGCCCTATCGCTTCATCACGGCGGCGCGCTATGCGCCGGACCTCGAGCCCGAGCTCGAGGCTGCGATGCTCAAGTCGGTCAAGGACCATGTGCGGCTTCCGGGCCGGACGCGGCTCCTGATCGACGTGTCGGGCTCGATGTTCGCAACCCTCTCCGCGCAGTCGGAAATGACGCGTGCGGAGGCGGCTTGCGGCCTTGCCATCCTCGCGCGCGAGATCTGCGACGAGGTCGAGATCTTCACCTTCAGCAATGAGGTGGTGAAGGTCCCGCCCCGCCGCGGCTTCGCGCTCAGGGACGCGATCATCAACTCGCAGCCGCATGGCGGAACCTATCTCGGCAAGGCCGTGACGGAGATCGACCGCAAGGGCGATCGCCTCATCGTCTTCACCGACGAGCAGAGCCACGACCAGGTGCCCGAGCCCAAGGCACGCGGCACCATGGTGAACGTGGCCTCGTATCAGCACGGTGTCGGTCACGGCGCCTGGACCCGCGTCAACGGCTTCTCCGAGGCCGTGGTCGCGTGGATCGCGGCGTCGGAAACGGCGTTGAACTGATGCGCAACGACAGCGGCCCCGGACGCAAGACGCGCCCGGGGCCTTGCGAAATTCTTAAATGATCCACCCGGTCCGGTTAGGGTGCGGGTGGAATGACAAGGACCTACGACTATGCGACGACCCGATCCCTACATGGAACGCGCCCGCGAACTCTGCCTCGCCGCCGGCGTCGATCCCGACTCGCGTGTCGGCGAAGGACGCGGCCAGCCGGCTTGGTGCCTGTACAAGGACGCCGCCCGCAAGGAGCATCTGGCCCGCGAGGCCAATGCAACCGCGAGCTCGATCGCCGAGTTCCGGATGCAGGACGCCCGCTTCCAGAATGCGCCGCTGAAGGTGTTCGGCCCGCACGAGGACGCGACGATCGCGCAGATGCGCAACTGCATGGCGGTCGGCAACGTCGTCTCCGGCGTGATCTGCGCCGACGGCCATCTCGGCTATGCGCAGCCGGTCGGCGGCGTCATCGCCTATGAGAAGCAGATCAGCATCTCCGGCGTCGGCTTCGACATCGGTTGCGGCAACATGGCGGCCCGGCTCGACACGCGCTTCGACGACATCGCAAGCCGCGTGCCCACGATCATTCGCGACGTCGCCAGGACGATTTCGTTCGGCGTCGGCCGCGCCAACGCCGAGCGGGCCGAGCACGACCTGTTCGACGACGGCGATGCCTGGCGCGAGAGCGACATGGAGTCCTACCGCAACAAGGCGGTGAGCCAGCTCGGCACGGTCGGCTCGGGCAACCATTATGTCGACCTCATGCGCGACGAGGACGGTTTCGTCTGGATCGGCGTCCACTTCGGCAGCCGCGGTCTCGGACACACCTCCGCGACGCGCTACCTCAAGGCCGCCGGCGGCAAGGACGGCATGAACGTCCCGCCCGCCGTGGTCGACGAGGACAGCGAGCTCGGCCGCCGCTACATCGCGGCGATGCAGCTCGCCGGGCGTTATGCCTATGCGGGCCGCGAGTGGGTCGTCGAGCGCGTCCGCCAGATCATCGGCGGCAGCGTCACCGAGAGCGTGCACAACCACCACAACTATGCCTGGCGTGAGACCCACGCGGGCCGCGATCTGTGGGTGGTGCGCAAGGGCGCGACGCCGGCGTTTCCCGGCCAGAAGGGATTCGTCGGCGGCTCGATGGGCGACGACGCCGTCATCCTCGAAGGCGTCGACAGCCCGGAAGCCAAGGCCTCGCTCTACTCGACCGTGCATGGCGCCGGCCGCCTGTTCGGACGACGGGAGGCGAAGCGGCGCTTCTCGCGTGAACAGATGGACCGGTGGCTCAACGAGCGCGGCGTCACCCTGATCGGTGCCGACCTCGACGAGAGCCCGATGGCCTATCGCCGCCTGCCCGACGTGCTGGCGCAGCACGCCGGCACGGTGA contains:
- a CDS encoding cysteine hydrolase family protein, whose protein sequence is MRDSASDVAEIRNAVHLCIDMQNIFAPGGLWATPWMERVLPTIASIVARYQARTIFTRFITPQDPEDRAGQWQTYFRRWHQATRKHLPPSALELVPALSKFVPPAAMIDKPAYSAFSNPGLAGRLVDKKVGTVVISGAETDVCVLSTVLSAVDFGFRVVIVEDALCSSSDVGHDALMTMYRTRFHGQVDLVTAEELTEFWRE
- a CDS encoding glutathione S-transferase family protein is translated as MSDLSAFPITRRWPARRPELLQLYSLPTPNGVKVSIMLEEIGLPYEAHRVDFGKDDQKTPEFLSLNPNGKIPAILDPNGPGGRPLPLFESGAILQYLAEKTGKLLPEDPARRYQTIQWLHFQMGGVGPMFGQLGFFHKFAGKDFEDKRPRDRYVAEARRLLGVMETHLSGRQWFMDDDYTIADISMLGWVRNLIGFYDAGDLVGFTEFKSVGAWLERGLARPAVQRGLA
- a CDS encoding zinc-dependent alcohol dehydrogenase produces the protein MKALVWHGKEDIRCDTVTDPEIQDPRDAIIKVTSCAICGSDLHLFHNFIPGMLPGDIMGHETMGEVVEVGSGVDGKLKKGDRIVVPFTIICGECDQCKRGNFSVCETTNRKRHLADKVFGHATAGLFGYTHLTGGYPGGQAEYLRVPYADATHIKVPAGIPDEQLLFLSDIFPTGWQAAVQCDIEPTDTVAIWGCGPVGQMAIRSAILLGANQVIAIDCLPERLSMAEAGGATTINFETESVVERLQELTDGKGPEKCIDCVGMESHVMASLPDTLLDRAKQMVTAESDRPHVLREMIYVCRPGGIISVPGVYSGLSDMLPMGAFMNKGLTMRTGQTHVNRWTDDLLRRIEDGEIDPSFVITHTVPLEQGPEMYQVFRDKRDSCVKVVLKP
- a CDS encoding DUF429 domain-containing protein — translated: MPNYLGLDGFRFGWVAAWIDARGDHGFDYSPRLTRLLALPHARAMIDMPIGLDPSGYRACDLRARELIGPAVFLGARRDLWTFPDMAAANRHYWAHEGKGRGVSAQLWNIRDKIREVDEVMTPARQATIGEAHPELVFWNLAGRVRLAPKTSPRGREQRVALLRDRGFTKLERWLTLRHGTGIGRDDLIDACACAVAARDSTQRVGSEDLDPRGLRMEINY
- a CDS encoding response regulator, translating into MSVSLKPTPSHQATVLMGRRILVVEDEYFLADDIANALRKLGAEIAGPVGHIDDAVEMLHDGGALDAAVLDVNIRAQPIFPIARELRARQVPFVFTTGYERLSIETEFRDVPLWEKPINIVAMAQNLAGLVRGQPHNSPQPRHRSEQVHESKPGGDGQA
- a CDS encoding RtcB family protein: MRRPDPYMERARELCLAAGVDPDSRVGEGRGQPAWCLYKDAARKEHLAREANATASSIAEFRMQDARFQNAPLKVFGPHEDATIAQMRNCMAVGNVVSGVICADGHLGYAQPVGGVIAYEKQISISGVGFDIGCGNMAARLDTRFDDIASRVPTIIRDVARTISFGVGRANAERAEHDLFDDGDAWRESDMESYRNKAVSQLGTVGSGNHYVDLMRDEDGFVWIGVHFGSRGLGHTSATRYLKAAGGKDGMNVPPAVVDEDSELGRRYIAAMQLAGRYAYAGREWVVERVRQIIGGSVTESVHNHHNYAWRETHAGRDLWVVRKGATPAFPGQKGFVGGSMGDDAVILEGVDSPEAKASLYSTVHGAGRLFGRREAKRRFSREQMDRWLNERGVTLIGADLDESPMAYRRLPDVLAQHAGTVKVLHTLRPFAVAMAGEGEFDPWKD
- a CDS encoding TROVE domain-containing protein, which translates into the protein MVRLNKIGRAFTREGARAVRFTPEMELKRALMNCLLWEDQFYEDGVAIADRIKALVPKVAPAKVAQLAIEAREVMKLRHAPLLVIREMARNEKHRALVADTLHKVIQRPEEMTELLAIYWADALGPQQQRKRQPVSAQVKKGLAHALTKFDAYQLAKWDRDGAVRIRDVLFLVHAKPRDAEQEKVWKQLVDGELASPDTWEVSLSAGKSKRETFERLIAERKLGGLALLRNLRLMQNAQVPRETIAGAIEAMRTDRILPYRFITAARYAPDLEPELEAAMLKSVKDHVRLPGRTRLLIDVSGSMFATLSAQSEMTRAEAACGLAILAREICDEVEIFTFSNEVVKVPPRRGFALRDAIINSQPHGGTYLGKAVTEIDRKGDRLIVFTDEQSHDQVPEPKARGTMVNVASYQHGVGHGAWTRVNGFSEAVVAWIAASETALN
- a CDS encoding CsbD family protein, with protein sequence MGKTKGLQQRIVGKTRQAVGEIIGDQDLHDDGKAQAERGRDEQDQPSELNPLKKLKQLT
- a CDS encoding DUF305 domain-containing protein; this translates as MNAQPRPTLSDTARYAGGGASRLARQRRSRWIAAAELGLISSTFSTLVSQLFAARIGRDAAVDWMTVAAIPARDWALSAEPSWSAILAGIAFHQWADFSWALVFFGVLGRWTADLRPRTILLLALPWAVFSSSLEWFVLVPLFPFWQPLFTLQQPYWIGLLVHGASAVMYPLFARLRWARGHAPARDIRFTNAWATGAVAVIVLLGAVAWFGSHGYEPAWMGRDRDADQAYIRHMTAHHAQGVELARIGAERAQDPHLRKLAMLMVASQAGEIRIFENWWLSWFDTEMPDCSTEERAAMPGYLAPAEMRAVKAAPSDQFDPVFIEAMSRHHSGAVRMADRMWQSRGDLRLRIMAHAIRHGQQGEIALMRDVDGVAAVATAFRNMFGDNVN
- a CDS encoding SDR family oxidoreductase, with translation MPANQLAVVTGASTGIGLELARCCAQDGFNLVIAADEPQIDRVAVDLRRLGVNVESVQADLSTTEGVDKLCAAVGDRPIDALLANAGIGLGKAFLDQDFARVKHLIDTNITGTLYLIHRVGNEMLRRNAGRILITGSIAGFTPGSFQAAYNGSKAFLDSFSFALREELRDSGVTVTCLMPGATDTEFFRRAGMMDTKVGSETKDGAYDVAKAGFDAMLRGEADIVTGLKNKLQTTIANVTPNEILAKQHRKMAEPGTAKS